One stretch of Candidatus Zixiibacteriota bacterium DNA includes these proteins:
- a CDS encoding cystathionine gamma-synthase, which yields MSLITLQEPDVKDYDPTKHRFETNAIHAGQFPDPTTGALTFPIYQTSTYAQEGIGGHKGFEYSRTNNPTRKALEDCLAALEGAKYGLCFASGMAAIGNVMTLLKAGDHVIASDDLYGGTPRLFNRVYADYGLQFTFVDSSYTDRIEAAIKPHTKLIWIETPTNPLLKITEIRAVASLASRKNLILVVDNTFATPYLQRPLDLGADIVVHSTTKYLGGHADTVGGTVITNNEKYFERLKFCQNAAGAIMGPFDAWLTMRGVKTLPIRLERQCESAMQLAQYLESHPKVRRVIYPGLDSYPQKTIAQRQMRLFGGMISFEIKGGLDAAKRMLADIKLFSVAESLGGVESLIQHPAMMTHASVPKEVRDAVGITDGLIRVSVGLEAYEDLKQVLDDAFSRA from the coding sequence ATGTCATTGATTACCTTGCAGGAGCCTGATGTGAAAGATTACGATCCGACCAAGCACCGCTTCGAAACCAACGCGATCCACGCCGGGCAGTTTCCCGACCCGACCACCGGCGCCCTGACCTTTCCAATCTACCAAACATCGACGTACGCCCAGGAAGGCATCGGTGGCCACAAGGGATTCGAGTACTCGCGGACGAACAATCCGACCCGCAAGGCATTGGAGGACTGCCTGGCCGCTCTGGAAGGTGCCAAGTACGGTCTCTGCTTCGCCTCCGGCATGGCGGCGATCGGCAACGTTATGACGCTGCTCAAGGCCGGTGACCACGTGATTGCCTCTGATGACTTGTATGGCGGCACGCCGCGACTCTTTAACCGCGTCTATGCCGATTACGGGCTGCAGTTCACCTTTGTCGACAGCTCTTACACCGATCGGATTGAAGCAGCCATCAAACCGCACACCAAGCTGATCTGGATTGAGACGCCGACCAATCCGCTGCTGAAGATTACCGAGATTCGCGCGGTAGCCTCGCTGGCGAGCCGCAAGAATCTCATCCTCGTCGTCGACAACACGTTTGCCACGCCGTACCTGCAGCGCCCGCTGGATTTGGGTGCCGACATCGTCGTGCACTCGACCACGAAATACCTCGGCGGCCATGCCGATACGGTCGGCGGCACGGTAATCACCAACAACGAGAAGTATTTTGAGCGGCTCAAGTTCTGCCAGAATGCCGCCGGCGCCATCATGGGACCGTTTGATGCCTGGTTGACCATGCGCGGGGTCAAGACGCTGCCGATTCGTCTGGAGCGGCAATGCGAGAGTGCCATGCAGCTGGCGCAATACCTGGAAAGTCATCCCAAGGTCCGGCGGGTCATCTACCCCGGGCTCGATTCGTATCCACAAAAGACTATTGCGCAACGCCAGATGCGTCTGTTTGGCGGCATGATTTCTTTCGAGATCAAGGGCGGACTCGATGCGGCCAAGCGGATGCTGGCCGACATCAAGCTGTTTTCGGTCGCGGAGTCGCTTGGCGGCGTGGAATCGTTGATCCAGCATCCGGCAATGATGACACATGCCTCGGTGCCCAAGGAGGTCCGCGATGCTGTCGGGATCACCGACGGCCTGATTCGCGTGTCGGTCGGGCTCGAGGCGTACGAGGACCTCAAGCAGGTCCTCGATGATGCCTTCAGCCGGGCATAA